From Aspergillus fumigatus Af293 chromosome 5, whole genome shotgun sequence, a single genomic window includes:
- a CDS encoding oleate hydratase, whose amino-acid sequence MTVAFDFRIRPWSQSRGMTTQVRPQGELRSYNANLLSNGSLINSCLHRIIPTGYKMSGPSSRATSLFSSYPSTPVPSMVSRDPDSLDAWILGSGIASLTAAVHLIREAKVPPSRIHILETLSEPGAGSVSKGDAESGYHFRAECMPQFCGNRMEELLALVPSERPGKTVWDDIREYFEEHVSKKASRTRFLARQKNGLERIGRRRLHLGVKDRMDLFRLSSRAEDGLGRSRIQDHFSEGFFRTEYWLVPSTLFGFRPCHSAVEFRRLIQHFPHDIQTHHPHPLDRLRFNLHESVVAPVARFLQAQGVDFRFNTTTTDIIVEPAQEPTRVTTLRTVYKREREVTIDLGPQDIIIVSLGSVLSGASYGSNTKPPSLEMMEIEKDLDDNWLLWLELASKHPKFGNAYNFCTRLRESRVAYFTVTAKNPAVFEKMLAIIGDDPATGSLVTLRDSNWLITLNMPRQPLFPDQPDGVRVFWGYALEPENHGDFVKKQMLSCSGEEMLTEVLHQLDLPVDEILPQTITVPCVMPRLTAVLLPRSNGDRPQVVPPGMSNMGLIGQFVDIPDEMVTMDYMVRGAQMAVHQLMGLEREMKKSKKGSTVSLLGFPKD is encoded by the exons ATGACAGTGGCTTTTGATTTCCGCATTCGGCCGTGGAGCCAGAGCCGCGGTATGACGACACAAGTCAGGCCACAAGGAGAACTCAGATCATACAACGCAAATTTGCTGTCTAATGGCTCACTGATCAACTCTTGCCTTCACAGAATCATCCCAACCGGATACAAAATGTCCGGTCCTTCGTCACGAGCGACGTCTCTGTTCTCCTCATACCCATCCACCCCGGTCCCTAGTATGGTCTCTCGCGACCCCGATTCCCTCGATGCCTGGATTCTGGGGAGCGGGATTGCCTCGTTAACCGCGGCCGTACACCTCATCCGAGAAGCCAAGGTGCCTCCGTCACGAATCCACATCCTCGAAACACTGAGCGAGCCAGGCGCGGGATCAGTGAGTAAGGGCGACGCCGAGTCGGGCTACCACTTTCGCGCGGAATGTATGCCTCAGTTCTGCGGCAATCGAATGGAGGAATTACTCGCGCTGGTGCCGTCGGAGCGGCCCGGGAAAACCGTCTGGGACGATATCCGGGAGTACTTTGAAGAACATGTGTCGAAGAAGGCCTCGCGGACGAGGTTCCTGGCTCGGCAGAAGAACGGTCTGGAGCGGATCGGACGACGGAGACTCCATCTGGGGGTCAAGGATCGGATGGATCTGTTCCGGCTGTCGTCCAGGGCGGAGGATGGGCTGGGCCGGTCCCGCATTCAAGACCATTTCTCCGAGGGGTTCTTcaggacggagtactggCTGGTGCCGTCGACGCT GTTTGGTTTCCGGCCCTGTCACAGTGCCGTCGAGTTCCGCCGTCTCATCCAGCATTTCCCGCATGATATCCAGACGCATCATCCTCACCCCCTGGACCGACTCCGCTTCAACCTGCATGAGTCTGTTGTCGCCCCGGTGGCGCGCTTCCTACAGGCACAGGGGGTTGACTTTCGCTTCAACACGACCACGACTGATATCATCGTCGAGCCCGCACAGGAGCCTACTCGCGTGACAACCCTGCGGACCGTATACAAACGCGAGCGCGAGGTCACCATTGATCTGGGCCCGCAAGATATCATAATTGTTTCTTTGGGATCTGTCTTGTCCGGTGCTTCCTACGGGTCAAACACAAAGCCGCCCTCGCtagagatgatggagatcgAGAAAGACCTCGACGACAACTGGCTGCTGTGGCTGGAGCTGGCAAGCAAGCATCCCAAATTCGGCAACGCATACAACTTTTGTACGCGACTGCGGGAGTCCCGGGTGGCATACTTTACCGTCACCGCCAAGAATCCCGCTGTGTTCGAGAAGATGCTCGCGATCATCGGCGATGACCCTGCAACGGGCTCGTTAGTCACTCTGAGAGATAGCAACTGGCTGATCACGTTGAATATGCCCCGGCAACCGCTGTTCCCGGATCAACCGGACGGAGTGCGAGTCTTCTGGGGCTATGCTCTTGAGCCAGAGAACCACGGGGATTTCGTCAAGAAACAGATGCTCTCCTGCTCAGGCGAGGAAATGCTGACGGAGGTTCTGCATCAGCTGGATCTCCCCGTCGACGAAATCCTGCCTCAGACCATCACCGTGCCATGTGTGATGCCGCGATTGACGGCCGTCTTACTCCCGAGGAGTAACGGGGACCGGCCGCAGGTGGTTCCCCCCGGAATGTCCAACATGGGCCTCATCGGGCAGTTTGTCGATATCCCCGACGAGATGGTCACCATGGACTATATGGTGCGAGGAGCGCAGATGGCAGTGCACCAGCTGATGGGgctggagagggagatgaagaagtcgaagaagggATCTACGGTGAGTTTGCTGGGGTTTCCGAAGGACTAG
- a CDS encoding putative acyl-CoA dehydrogenase: MMDPATSSQPATADRGSFTTPEPLQNTYTTDANLHRLLSWYLPSSTYQSIQSNLTQLGEEAISPQIREWSADAERHQPYVKGYNVWGQRYDYDRLVTSEGWKQLSRWGARHGVVALGYDPSYGASRRLVQYTVNYLYGPSSGLTSCPVAMTDGAALILSQQLQQHAFPEDHPFRVVFNRLTSRNEDFWTSGQWMTERAGGSDVQNTETWATHDPVPASSTASNNNITNNNPLGTLGEGEYSISGFKFFSSATDANVTLLLAKTAPSGKLSTFLAPLRRTITGPNQAPREVTNGVRIHRLKNKLGTKELPTAELELRDMRAHLVGPRDKGVATIAPLLNVTRTHTFIGSLGAWRRALSIARAFSRARSTVGEPLWLIPMHLRLLAEVEVRQRAAMQLGFFTVAVMGVVENPGDPGAAVPAHVPNGADATVVFRALTAVSKAVISKMAIVGIQECQEAMGGVGYMDEPDEPEFNVSRLLRNTAVNSIWEGTTNVLASEMVRFLLARENFAVFAAWVERVLGMIRGERVAHALGMAWTAFKGKAAREVASVLADGRRVMFTLAWILMGALLALDAERDGDAVAAEVARRWVLAGEGGVGDTVHRDIVKPYAAEADADEKDHARWDCRIVWGQELPAIQVAGHRSLKTNKL, from the exons ATGATGGATCCAGCAACTTCATCGCAGCCTGCCACTGCGGACCGGGGCTCCTTCACCACGCCGGAGCCGCTGCAAAATACATATACAACCGATGCCAATCTCCATCGGCTGCTTTCAT GGTACCTTCCATCATCGACCTATCAATCCATTCAGTCCAACCTCACGCAGCTCGGCGAGGAAGCCATCTCGCCTCAAATCCGCGAATGGAGCGCCGACGCCGAGCGCCACCAGCCGTACGTCAAGGGATATAACGTCTGGGGCCAGCGATACGACTATGACCGGTTGGTCACGAGCGAGGGCTGGAAGCAGCTGAGCCGATGGGGAGCTCGACATGG GGTGGTGGCATTAGGCTACGATCCGAGCTACGGCGCCTCCCGCCGTCTCGTCCAATATACCGTCAATTATCTGTACGGGCCTTCGTCAGGGCTGACCTCCTGCCCCGTCGCCATGACCGACGGCGCCGCACTGATCCTCTCCCAGCAACTCCAGCAACACGCCTTCCCGGAAGACCATCCTTTCCGGGTCGTCTTCAACCGTCTCACCTCCCGCAACGAAGACTTTTGGACCTCAGGCCAATGGATGACCGAACGCGCCGGCGGCAGCGACGTCCAAAACACCGAAACGTGGGCCACCCACGACCCTGTCCCGGCCTCCTCCACagccagcaacaacaatATCACCAACAACAACCCGCTCGGCACCCTCGGAGAAGGCGAGTACAGCATCAGCGGCTTCAaattcttctcctccgcaaccGACGCCAACgtcaccctcctcctcgccaagaCCGCCCCCTCGGGAAAACTCAGCACCTTCCTCGCGCCCCTCCGGCGCACCATCACCGGCCCCAACCAAGCCCCCCGCGAAGTCACCAACGGGGTCCGCATCCACCGCCTCAAGAACAAGCTCGGGACCAAGGAGCTCCCCACcgccgagctggagctgcgggATATGCGCGCGCACCTCGTCGGGCCGCGCGACAAGGGCGTCGCGACGATCGCGCCGCTGCTGAACGTGACCCGCACGCACACCTTCATCGGCTCGCTGGGTGCGTGGCGCCGGGCGCTGAGCATCGCCCGGGCGTTCTCCCGCGCGCGCAGCACGGTCGGCGAGCCGCTGTGGTTGATTCCGATGCATCTACGCTTGctggcggaggtggaggtgcGGCAGCGGGCGGCGATGCAGCTGGGGTTCTTCACGGTGGCCGTGATGGGTGTGGTTGAGAACCCCGGGGACCCTGGAGCAGCCGTGCCGGCGCATGTGCCCAACGGGGCTGACGCGACCGTGGTCTTCCGGGCGTTGACGGCTGTGTCCAAGGCGGTGATCAGCAAGATGGCGATTGTGGGGATCCAGGAGTGCCAGGAGGCGATGGGAGGGGTCGGGTATATGGATGAGCCGGACGAGCCCGAGTTCAATGTCTCGCGGCTGCTGCGAAATACCGCGGTCAATAGCATCTGGGAGGGGACGACGAATGTGCTGGCGAGTGAGATGGTCCGGTTTCTGCTGGCGAGGGAGAACTTCGCGGTGTTTGCTGCGTGGGTGGAGCGGGTGTTGGGCATGATCCGGGGGGAGAGGGTGGCGCACGCACTGGGGATGGCCTGGACGGCGTTCAAGGGCAAGGCGGCCCGGGAGGTGGCATCGGTTCTGGCGGATGGTCGGCGAGTCATGTTCACCCTGGCGTGGATTCTGATGGGGGCCTTGCTGGCGCTGGATGCCGAGCGCGATGGGGATGCGGTGGCGGCCGAGGTGGCTCGTCGGTGGGTTCTGGCCGGCGAAGGAGGCGTCGGCGACACGGTGCACAGGGATATTGTGAAGCCGTACGCGGCCGAGGCAGACGCGGACGAGAAAGATCATGCGAGATGGGACTGCCGGATTGTCTGGGGCCAGGAATTGCCTGCGATCCAGGTGGCCGGCCATCGTTCTCTGAAGACGAACAAGCTGTAG
- a CDS encoding transcription factor domain-containing protein, producing MPAVIRACIICHKRKVKCDLEKQQPCSNCVKAKAECLPFTRKRKRITNSLSPSREDPRTAYRPAAALSAEKSYSGRSEYLSGSVPFDETLVQSGHDALDTDNHEDMQLFQHQRVFDLPPKPVQRHLIDCFMRYCAPWTPIIDPQWLTAETPSPLLLQAVLLAGSRVSAPSADVSSKDFYRKAKLLYFFGSGNNSLISIVSACLLHWYNPVGPEKVSTDTSGFWIRTAGAMAFQIGLHKEPAAHAKDRGLRRRLWWALVVRDNIISAGTGRPRTINLRDSDVLPPRVDDFDIQNDKAQLFVAYTTICLLLGDTVEGCLRQTLSLDRRSQLENALYRWINQALPSLRAAAPPDPLSSTHEFEVNQLLVVYLAILIILHRSPTPNSVPSAASLVAASGIAGLFETFHQKDQLQYLGPIFALYGLSAGLSLLSAYRYEPLKETAEYELSTIKLCLQTLSKRWRSAVGPIRALDRLTEQVRRQPLFEGNVPSLGPGLVDFFNGIDRRLCRQWGVIQGERMVARPVSTLETAKHDVMPFDGYMDILDQNWEGSGFDWSGSWLLDI from the exons ATGCCCGCCGTCATCAGAGCATGCATTATCTGTCACAAGAGAAAG GTGAAATGCGATCTGGAGAAACAGCAGCCATGTAGCAACTGCGTCAAAGCAAAGGCCGAGTGCCT CCCGTTCACCCGCAAACGGAAGAGAATCACCAACAGCCTGTCCCCCTCCCGGGAGGACCCGCGCACCGCATACAGGCCCGCCGCTGCCCTCTCCGCTGAGAAGAGCTACAGCGGCCGCAGCGAGTATCTCAGCGGCAGTGTCCCCTTTGACGAGACCCTGGTCCAGTCCGGCCACGATGCCCTCGACACCGACAATCACGAGGACATGCAGCTGTTCCAGCACCAGCGAGTATTTGATCTCCCGCCGAAGCCCGTCCAGCGGCACCTCATCGACTGCTTCATGCGGTACTGTGCGCCATGGACGCCGATCATCGACCCACAGTGGTTAACCGCGGAGACTCCCTCGCCGCTGCTGTTGCAGGCCGTCTTGCTCGCGGGGAGTCGAGTGTCGGCGCCGTCCGCGGACGTCTCGAGCAAAGACTTCTACCGCAAGGCGAAGCTGCTCTACTTCTTCGGCAGCGGCAACAATTCGCTGATTTCCATTGTGTCAGCGTGCCTGCTGCACTGGTACAACCCCGTCGGACCGGAGAAGGTCTCGACGGACACGAGCGGCTTCTGGATCCGCACGGCCGGCGCCATGGCCTTTCAGATCGGACTGCACAAGGAGCCGGCCGCGCATGCAAAGGACCGGGGGCTGCGCAGGAGGCTCTGGTGGGCATTGGTC GTCCGCGATAACATCATCTCCGCGGGGACCGGCCGCCCGCGGACCATCAACCTCCGCGACAGCGACGTCCTCCCGCCCCGCGTGGACGACTTTGACATCCAGAACGACAAGGCCCAGCTCTTCGTGGCGTACACGACCATCTGTCTCCTGCTCGGCGACACCGTCGAAGGCTGTCTCCGCCAGACCCTGTCCCTGGACCGCCGCAGCCAGCTCGAAAACGCTCTCTACCGCTGGATCAACCAGGCCCTCCCGTCGCTCCGCGCCGCCGCACCGCCCGACCCGCTCTCCTCGACGCACGAGTTCGAAGTCAACCAGCTGCTCGTCGTCTACCTCGCCATTCTGATCATCCTGCACCGCTCGCCCACCCCCAACAGCGTCCCCTCGGCGGCATCGCTCGTCGCCGCGTCCGGCATCGCCGGTCTCTTCGAGACTTTCCACCAGAAGGACCAACTGCAGTATCTCGGTCCGATCTTCGCCCTGTACGGGCTCAGCGCGGGGCTATCGCTGCTTTCGGCGTACCGATACGAGCCGCTGAAGGAAACCGCCGAGTATGAGCTGTCCACGATCAAGCTCTGTCTGCAGACGCTGTCGAAGCGCTGGCGCTCGGCGGTGGGCCCGATCCGGGCGTTGGACCGGCTGACGGAGCAGGTGCGGCGGCAGCCCTTGTTTGAGGGAAATGTGCCGAGTCTGGGCCCTGGGTTGGTGGATTTCTTCAATGGGATTGACCGACGCCTGTGTCGGCAGTGGGGGGTGATCCAGggggagaggatggttgCTCGTCCGGTCTCGACTCTGGAGACGGCAAAGCACGACGTGATGCCGTTTGACGGGTATATGGACATCTTGGACCAGAACTGGGAGGGGTCTGGGTTTGACTGGAGCGGGTCCTGGTTGTTGGATATTTGA
- a CDS encoding GPI anchored serine-threonine rich family protein: MRLSIASVVSCLAALAMAATKPDYTQDPTGNAILKPGLNELVPAGKPYTITWDPTTTGPVSLVLLRGPSTNVVPIETLADSIPNSGSFSWTPSTSLEPDTTHYGLLLVVEGTGQYQYSTQFGISNPGYTGSTSQSSSTSPTATETKSSSATESSSSKSSTTGKPETTTTTPPTTTAISGSASADSTTTASETPATTLVTQSSTANVPTSTVVVSVPNSSAGSSSGASGSPSQSSTPSPSPTLSSGGDRKAISLGAVVVGAFAVMAF; encoded by the coding sequence ATGCGTCTCTCCATTGCGTCTGTCGTCTCCTGCCTGGCGGCTCTCGCCATGGCCGCGACCAAGCCCGACTACACCCAGGACCCCACGGGAAATGCCATCCTCAAGCCCGGCCTGAACGAATTGGTCCCGGCTGGCAAGCCGTACACAATCACATGGGATCCCACTACCACCGGGCCGGTCTCGCTGGTGCTCCTGCGCGGTCCCAGCACCAATGTGGTGCCCATTGAGACGCTGGCCGACAGCATCCCCAACTCCGGCAGCTTTTCCTGGACTCCCAGCACCTCGCTCGAGCCCGACACCACCCACTACGGTCTGCTACTCGTGGTCGAAGGCACCGGCCAGTACCAGTACTCGACCCAGTTTGGTATCTCCAACCCTGGCTACACTGGCTCGACTTCCCAGTCGTCTTCGACCAGCCCGACCGCCACCGAGACCAAGTCTTCTTCCGCGACGGAGTCCTCTTCTTCGAAGTCCTCGACCACTGGCAAGCCCGAGACGACGACGACTACTCCTCCTACGACTACCGCGATTTCTGGCTCGGCCAGTGCCGACTCCACCACTACCGCCTCGGAGACCCCCGCCACTACCCTCGTCACCCAGAGCAGCACCGCCAACGTGCCCACCTCGACTGTGGTCGTATCTGTTCCTAACAGCTCTGCCGGCTCTTCGTCGGGTGCCTCTGGCTCTCCCAGCCAATCCAGCACCCCGTCCCCCTCGCCCACTCTCTCGAGCGGAGGAGACCGCAAGGCGATCAGCCTGGGAGCGGTTGTAGTGGGAGCGTTCGCCGTGATGGCTTTCTAA
- a CDS encoding putative sensor histidine kinase/response regulator produces the protein MLPTGVAIRNHRDEAIFANHRFRNLMTKRDLRSFDCWPQSVHPDEYDRLATAYHDASRAQQPLCIQYRTRDDDSRPLRPHQRRRRHLHYRRHHPGKDRRAFPAANRRGSSAAQDPAGAVHRHDQPRSTEPALRHPALHRGHSQRGAPDPGRGRARRRRRMRRLSVGGCVISTGARSG, from the exons ATGCTGCCTACTGGCGTCGCCATCCGCAACCACCGCGACGAAGCCATCTTCGCCAACCACCGCTTCCGCAACCTCATGACCAAGCGCGACCTGCGCTCCTTTGACTGCTGGCCACAATCCGTCCATCCCGACGAATACGACCGCCTCGCGACCGCCTACCACGACGCCTCCCGTGCCCAGCAGCCCCTCTGCATCCAGTACCGCACCCGCGACGATGACT CGCGCCCTCTTCGGCCTCACCAGCGCCGGCGGCGCCATCTACACTATCGCCGACATCACCCAGGAAAAGACCGCCGAGCTTTCCCAGCGGCAAATCGCCGAGGAAGTTCAGCAGCGCAAGACCCAGCAGGAGCGGTTCATCGACATGATCAGCCACGAAGTACGGAACCCGCTCTCCGCCATCCTGCACTGCACCGAGGACATTCTCAACGCGGTGCACCGGATCCGGGACGGGGCAGAGCACGCCGGAGGAGACGCATGCGACGATTGTCAGTCGGCGGCTGTGTCATCAGCACGGGGGCGAGATCGGGATGA